A section of the Leptospira kobayashii genome encodes:
- a CDS encoding carboxyl transferase domain-containing protein, which produces METILSNIRNSAKEFQENRSAFLELVVPIRQTIKQVKLGGGEKAQEKHKSRGKLTARERIEHLLDVDTEFLELSTLAAHEVYPDVVPSAGIITGIGRIEGVECMIVANDATVKGGTYYPLTVKKHLRAQEIAEKNHLPCVYLVDSGGAFLPLQDEVFPDKDHFGKIFFNQANMSAKGISQIAVVMGSCTAGGAYIPAMSDESVIVKGNGTIFLGGPPLVKAATGEVVTPEELGGADVHCRVSGVTDHLAEDDFHAIEITRSIIKNLNHKKKTVSLPSQDPLYPGEEIYGIIQKDSRKSYDVKEIIARLVDGSRFHEFKKLYATTLVCGFSEIFGYPVGIIANNGVLFSESALKAAHFIELCDQRRIPLLFLQNITGFMVGKKFENAGIARDGAKMVNAVSTTTVPKLTVVIGGSYGAGNYGMCGRAFSPDFLWMWPNAKISVMGGEQASNVLWTVKLDQAEKEGKTLTPEEEVKFKKPILDDYEKKSSSIYSSARLWDDGVLDPSETRVTLGRALSIVSKRDEERKPFGVFRM; this is translated from the coding sequence ATGGAAACCATTCTATCTAACATCCGAAACTCCGCCAAAGAGTTCCAAGAAAACAGATCCGCATTTTTGGAATTGGTTGTTCCCATTCGCCAAACCATTAAACAAGTAAAGTTAGGTGGTGGGGAAAAGGCGCAGGAAAAGCACAAGTCCAGAGGCAAACTTACCGCCAGAGAGAGAATTGAGCATTTGTTAGATGTTGATACCGAATTTTTGGAACTTTCCACTCTTGCCGCTCATGAAGTTTATCCCGATGTTGTTCCATCTGCGGGGATCATAACTGGGATCGGTCGGATTGAAGGCGTGGAATGTATGATCGTTGCCAATGACGCTACCGTAAAAGGAGGAACTTATTATCCTCTTACGGTCAAAAAACATTTACGTGCTCAGGAAATTGCCGAAAAAAATCATCTTCCTTGTGTATACCTTGTGGATTCCGGCGGAGCATTCCTTCCTTTGCAGGATGAAGTTTTTCCGGACAAGGATCATTTCGGTAAAATATTTTTCAACCAGGCGAATATGAGCGCAAAGGGAATTTCTCAGATAGCGGTTGTTATGGGATCTTGCACTGCCGGTGGAGCCTATATTCCCGCAATGTCCGACGAATCCGTGATCGTAAAGGGAAACGGAACCATATTCCTGGGAGGCCCACCTCTTGTCAAAGCGGCAACGGGTGAGGTCGTCACACCGGAAGAGTTAGGTGGTGCAGACGTTCATTGTCGTGTTTCCGGAGTAACGGATCATCTTGCGGAAGACGATTTTCATGCCATTGAAATTACACGTTCCATTATTAAAAATCTAAATCACAAAAAGAAAACGGTTTCTCTACCTTCTCAGGATCCGCTTTATCCGGGAGAGGAAATCTACGGAATCATCCAAAAAGATTCCCGCAAATCCTACGATGTGAAGGAAATTATCGCCCGTTTGGTGGATGGTTCCCGCTTTCATGAATTCAAAAAATTATATGCGACGACTCTTGTTTGTGGGTTTTCCGAAATTTTCGGATATCCTGTAGGGATCATTGCCAACAACGGAGTACTGTTTTCCGAGAGTGCTTTGAAAGCCGCTCATTTTATCGAACTTTGCGACCAGAGGAGAATTCCTCTTCTATTTTTACAAAATATAACAGGGTTTATGGTGGGGAAAAAATTCGAAAATGCAGGGATTGCAAGAGACGGAGCAAAGATGGTCAATGCGGTTTCCACTACAACCGTACCAAAATTAACTGTTGTTATTGGGGGTTCCTACGGGGCGGGAAATTATGGAATGTGCGGTAGGGCGTTTTCACCGGATTTTTTATGGATGTGGCCTAACGCGAAAATTTCGGTCATGGGAGGAGAGCAGGCCTCCAATGTACTTTGGACAGTGAAACTGGATCAGGCGGAAAAGGAAGGAAAGACACTTACTCCGGAAGAAGAAGTCAAATTCAAAAAACCTATCTTAGACGATTATGAGAAAAAATCTTCTTCTATCTACAGTTCCGCACGTTTGTGGGATGATGGGGTTTTAGACCCGAGCGAAACTAGGGTGACTTTAGGGCGGGCCTTGTCGATTGTTTCCAAGCGAGACGAAGAAAGAAAACCTTTCGGCGTTTTTAGGATGTAA
- the glmM gene encoding phosphoglucosamine mutase: MRISKEYDLSNLMISISGVRGKIANGFGLSEALLFAQSFATMMNHGNVVIGRDSRPSGPYLEHLLTAALLANGSSILSLGLVPTPTTKAVVKLSKARGGIMISASHNPMEWNAFKFISKEGFFFNAKENETLIDQLKRFQFSPEMIHPKGTVGFGEEYIDLHIKSVLARINLPKIKKKKFKVFVDAVGGAGSFVIPKFLRELGCVVVEHNCKPDGTFPRPPEPTPAALKSSEKAFLKSKADIGFALDPDADRLVLFTPKLGAISEELTLPLALQNILSSSKKGSKVVVNLSTSFLNEHVASLFGAKVIRSKVGEANVVEEMLAEKAVFGGEGNGGVIDPKVPSFGRDTLSGIGHILNLMSEENKTIDALVSGLPSIHMEKQSFPLPKGFSLETLYGKFRNGFPKAKTSEKDGLWLSEEDRWIHIRPSNTEPIFRVIAEAKSNEDLQQTLKRVKSCVES, encoded by the coding sequence ATGAGAATTTCTAAAGAATACGATTTGTCCAACCTGATGATTTCCATCTCCGGAGTCAGAGGGAAAATAGCAAACGGGTTTGGTCTTTCGGAAGCTTTATTATTTGCGCAGTCATTCGCAACCATGATGAATCATGGAAACGTAGTGATCGGACGTGACTCAAGACCAAGCGGGCCTTATTTGGAACACCTACTAACGGCCGCTCTACTGGCAAATGGTTCTTCCATACTTTCTTTGGGACTGGTTCCCACTCCCACTACCAAGGCAGTCGTTAAACTTTCGAAAGCACGCGGTGGGATCATGATTTCCGCTTCTCATAATCCGATGGAATGGAACGCATTTAAGTTTATTTCCAAAGAAGGATTTTTCTTCAATGCGAAGGAAAATGAAACCTTGATTGATCAATTGAAACGTTTTCAGTTTTCACCCGAGATGATTCATCCCAAAGGCACTGTGGGTTTCGGGGAAGAATATATAGATTTGCATATCAAATCGGTACTGGCACGAATCAATCTGCCAAAGATCAAAAAGAAAAAATTCAAAGTATTCGTAGATGCTGTCGGCGGAGCAGGCTCCTTTGTAATTCCGAAATTCTTACGCGAGTTAGGTTGCGTTGTGGTTGAACATAACTGCAAACCGGACGGAACTTTTCCCAGACCTCCCGAACCTACACCGGCAGCTTTGAAATCGTCGGAAAAAGCATTCTTAAAATCAAAAGCAGATATAGGTTTTGCACTTGATCCCGATGCGGATCGTTTGGTTTTATTCACTCCCAAGCTGGGCGCCATATCGGAGGAGTTGACTCTTCCCCTTGCTTTGCAAAACATACTTTCTTCTTCGAAAAAGGGGAGTAAGGTGGTCGTCAATTTATCCACAAGTTTTCTTAATGAACATGTCGCTTCTCTATTCGGTGCCAAGGTCATCCGCTCCAAAGTAGGAGAAGCGAATGTCGTAGAAGAAATGTTAGCCGAAAAAGCAGTGTTCGGAGGAGAAGGGAACGGAGGAGTCATTGATCCTAAAGTTCCTTCTTTCGGACGGGACACTCTGTCCGGTATCGGACATATATTGAATCTGATGTCGGAAGAAAATAAAACCATTGATGCACTTGTTTCCGGCTTACCTTCCATCCATATGGAAAAACAATCTTTTCCTTTGCCAAAAGGTTTTTCTTTGGAAACGCTTTATGGAAAATTTAGAAACGGATTTCCAAAAGCAAAAACATCCGAAAAAGACGGACTTTGGTTATCCGAAGAAGACAGATGGATTCATATTCGTCCATCCAACACCGAACCAATATTTCGAGTCATTGCAGAAGCAAAGTCGAACGAAGACTTGCAACAAACCTTAAAGAGGGTAAAATCATGTGTGGAATCGTAG
- a CDS encoding STAS domain-containing protein: MLIHETIIDSIPVIALEGEVDLYNAKELKDILDSKIKTQQYEIVVNLAKVPFMDSSGIGTLVTAMYKLKKYHGNLKVCHVHGSVAKVFKLTGMESHLEVYADEAAAIQAIIAERDEIN, from the coding sequence ATGTTGATTCACGAGACCATAATAGATTCAATTCCAGTGATTGCTCTGGAAGGAGAAGTGGACCTTTATAATGCCAAAGAGCTAAAGGACATTCTCGATTCTAAGATCAAAACTCAGCAGTATGAGATTGTAGTGAATCTAGCGAAAGTTCCGTTTATGGACTCTTCCGGGATCGGAACTTTGGTCACTGCGATGTACAAGCTTAAAAAATACCATGGCAATCTCAAAGTTTGCCATGTGCATGGTTCCGTTGCCAAAGTGTTTAAGCTTACCGGAATGGAGAGTCATTTGGAAGTGTATGCTGACGAAGCCGCCGCCATTCAGGCAATTATCGCCGAAAGAGATGAAATAAACTAA
- the rpsT gene encoding 30S ribosomal protein S20, producing MANLRSSKKDIRRTERRKERNSQDRTEIRTYARGLLKAIKSGNKEEALGFFSKYASKIDRAAKTNLIHKKNADRKKARMAAKINLLAKPASA from the coding sequence TTGGCTAATTTACGATCTTCTAAAAAAGACATTCGACGCACAGAGCGCAGAAAAGAGCGCAATTCACAAGACAGAACGGAAATCCGTACATACGCACGTGGTTTGCTGAAAGCTATCAAATCAGGAAACAAAGAAGAAGCTCTTGGCTTTTTCTCCAAATACGCTTCTAAGATAGACAGAGCTGCAAAAACCAATCTCATTCATAAAAAGAACGCTGATAGAAAGAAAGCAAGAATGGCTGCAAAAATCAATTTGTTAGCTAAACCGGCTAGCGCCTAA
- a CDS encoding LIC_10450 family protein, with protein MTPDKGKGNYIRIDSISEIDPNRMSISQINQRFIDKDDNRYALRFNKDTRRIEIIKITSAKEFEVVSTTGDTNIPSKPTLSSIKDLSETSKRIPPKESENQNTPPEEPTDFLMEGDIDLNIMDGTETVSHPSSLSLDSDTSPSLQPNLETTEFRPARGLIDHFIKMLGTYKERSNAIIKNLQASRIFEITGDPSENKNIVGNLAREFESQVFEALDKMVDLHKEMSSYPRPITYYISKAPADKREEMKLIESDKDKLDNLHLFEMQRHAETIIKDLKKLSLQLMNILNLKTETQVKQLQYPNQLMYVDAKTASLYFSQDLDKSIMEVENWKKQK; from the coding sequence GTGACACCGGATAAAGGAAAAGGCAATTATATACGAATCGATTCTATCTCGGAAATAGATCCGAATCGTATGTCCATTTCCCAAATCAATCAAAGATTCATTGATAAAGATGACAATCGTTATGCGCTACGTTTCAACAAGGATACAAGACGCATAGAAATCATAAAGATCACTTCCGCTAAGGAATTTGAAGTAGTGAGCACAACGGGAGATACAAATATCCCTTCCAAACCCACTCTCTCATCGATCAAAGATTTATCCGAAACTTCCAAACGAATTCCCCCGAAAGAATCGGAAAATCAAAACACTCCTCCGGAAGAACCTACCGACTTTCTGATGGAAGGCGATATCGATCTGAATATTATGGATGGAACGGAAACAGTGTCCCATCCGTCCTCTCTCTCACTTGATTCCGATACATCTCCTTCTTTACAACCGAATTTGGAAACAACCGAATTTCGTCCCGCAAGAGGACTCATCGATCATTTCATCAAGATGCTTGGAACTTATAAGGAAAGATCAAACGCAATCATCAAAAACTTACAAGCATCCCGTATTTTTGAAATTACGGGAGATCCCTCAGAAAATAAAAATATTGTAGGGAATTTAGCTAGAGAATTTGAATCACAAGTTTTTGAAGCATTGGATAAAATGGTCGATTTGCATAAAGAAATGTCGTCATATCCTCGTCCAATTACTTATTATATCTCAAAAGCTCCCGCCGACAAACGGGAAGAGATGAAACTTATTGAGTCAGATAAAGATAAGCTGGACAATCTTCATCTATTTGAAATGCAAAGACATGCAGAAACTATCATTAAGGATTTGAAAAAACTAAGTCTTCAGTTGATGAATATTCTGAACTTGAAGACGGAAACACAAGTTAAACAATTACAATATCCCAACCAACTCATGTATGTCGATGCGAAGACTGCATCATTGTATTTTTCGCAAGACTTGGACAAGTCCATTATGGAGGTTGAGAACTGGAAAAAACAAAAATGA
- the glmS gene encoding glutamine--fructose-6-phosphate transaminase (isomerizing), with protein MCGIVGYLGKRDALPVIIKGLKRLEYRGYDSAGVAMLNGNLEIVKKKGKVSDLELEIGTRTLSATVGIGHTRWATHGEPNDKNAHPHTSTDGKLAIIHNGIIENYSAIKKELEKAGHKFNSDTDSEVLIHLIEEIKKQNNCSIDEAVRLALNEVVGAYAIVVLSKDDDRTMIAARKGSPLVVGIGEDEFFVASDATPIIEYTNNVTYLNDREMAVIKDGSLTVKNLENVTKTPFIQKLELDLEDIEKGGYPHFMLKEIFEQPKSIKDAMRGRLVSREHHLFMSGIDQYLNRFLNADRLLLIGCGTSWHAGLIGEYLFEDLARIPAEVEYASEFRYRNPVVGEKDIVIAVSQSGETADTLAAIELAKSKGALIFGVCNVVGSSIARASDAGAYLHAGPEIGVASTKAFTSQVTILTMMAMYLGLKKGTISLSQYQELLFGLDTIPDKVAKILSKADEILTISKSFYQARNFLYLGRGFNFPVALEGALKLKEISYIHAEGYPAAEMKHGPIALIDEDMPVVFIATKDASYEKVVSNIQEVKARKGRVIAIVTEGDKEIQSMADFTFEIPSIADPLVPLLAVVPLQLLSYHIAILRGCNVDQPRNLAKSVTVE; from the coding sequence ATGTGTGGAATCGTAGGTTATTTAGGCAAGAGAGATGCTCTTCCCGTCATCATCAAAGGATTAAAACGCCTGGAATACAGAGGTTATGACAGTGCCGGTGTGGCAATGTTAAACGGTAATCTCGAGATCGTAAAAAAGAAAGGAAAAGTTTCCGATCTTGAACTTGAAATAGGCACAAGAACACTTTCCGCTACCGTAGGGATCGGTCATACCCGTTGGGCAACTCACGGAGAGCCGAATGATAAAAACGCCCATCCTCATACTTCGACGGACGGTAAACTTGCGATCATTCACAACGGAATCATTGAAAACTATTCCGCAATCAAAAAGGAATTGGAAAAGGCCGGCCATAAATTCAATTCCGATACGGATTCGGAAGTTCTCATTCATCTCATCGAAGAGATCAAAAAACAAAACAATTGTTCCATAGACGAAGCTGTCCGCCTTGCTTTGAACGAAGTGGTAGGAGCTTATGCGATCGTTGTTCTTTCCAAAGATGACGATCGCACCATGATTGCCGCGAGGAAAGGATCTCCTCTCGTTGTAGGAATCGGCGAAGACGAATTTTTCGTAGCTTCCGATGCAACACCTATCATCGAATATACGAACAACGTAACTTATCTGAACGATCGTGAAATGGCCGTGATTAAAGACGGAAGCCTCACTGTTAAAAACCTGGAAAATGTCACTAAAACTCCTTTTATCCAAAAACTGGAACTTGATTTGGAAGATATCGAGAAGGGTGGTTATCCTCATTTTATGCTCAAAGAAATTTTTGAGCAACCCAAGTCCATCAAAGATGCGATGAGAGGTCGGTTGGTATCCAGAGAACACCATCTGTTTATGAGCGGGATCGATCAGTATCTGAATCGTTTTTTGAATGCAGACAGACTACTTCTCATCGGTTGCGGAACTTCCTGGCATGCAGGTCTTATCGGCGAATACCTTTTCGAAGATTTGGCAAGGATTCCTGCGGAAGTGGAATATGCTTCCGAGTTTCGTTATCGCAATCCCGTCGTAGGGGAAAAAGATATCGTCATCGCAGTATCCCAGTCAGGTGAGACTGCGGATACTTTGGCGGCGATCGAACTCGCAAAATCAAAAGGAGCTTTGATCTTCGGAGTTTGTAATGTGGTGGGTTCTTCCATTGCACGTGCTTCCGATGCGGGCGCTTATTTGCATGCGGGTCCTGAAATCGGGGTCGCATCTACAAAGGCGTTTACATCTCAAGTTACCATACTTACCATGATGGCAATGTATCTCGGGCTCAAAAAAGGTACGATCTCTCTCAGTCAATACCAGGAATTGTTATTCGGATTGGATACGATTCCCGATAAAGTGGCGAAGATACTTTCCAAAGCGGATGAAATTTTAACGATATCCAAATCCTTTTATCAAGCGCGTAACTTCCTTTATCTGGGAAGAGGGTTCAATTTTCCAGTGGCTTTGGAAGGAGCTTTGAAGTTGAAAGAAATTTCCTACATTCATGCGGAAGGTTATCCTGCAGCGGAAATGAAACACGGCCCTATTGCACTGATTGATGAGGACATGCCGGTTGTCTTCATTGCAACAAAAGACGCATCTTATGAGAAAGTGGTTTCCAATATCCAGGAAGTCAAAGCCAGAAAAGGAAGAGTGATTGCCATCGTAACGGAAGGCGACAAAGAAATCCAATCCATGGCAGATTTCACTTTCGAGATTCCTAGTATTGCAGATCCTTTGGTTCCATTACTTGCAGTCGTCCCTTTACAGTTGTTATCCTATCATATTGCAATCTTACGCGGATGCAATGTGGACCAACCGCGTAACTTGGCAAAATCGGTAACCGTTGAGTAA
- a CDS encoding DJ-1 family glyoxalase III produces the protein MASTVLIPFAEGFEEMEGIILVDVLRRGNVSVVTASLNEAPVVAARKTIHLTDKTLLSVKDQIFDIIILPGGQEGAKNLQNSDLLKKIIFKHRDLGKEIGAICAAPNVLRNWGIISEEDKFTAFPTSLMLGEGGVYTSDRIVSHNKVLTSLGPGSAFEFALFILEKLEGKETRIKVEAALHLP, from the coding sequence ATGGCTTCCACAGTTCTTATCCCATTTGCCGAAGGTTTCGAGGAAATGGAAGGTATTATACTCGTAGACGTTCTTAGGCGCGGGAATGTATCGGTTGTTACAGCTTCATTGAATGAAGCACCGGTAGTCGCCGCGAGAAAAACAATTCACCTAACAGATAAAACATTACTCTCCGTAAAAGATCAAATTTTCGATATTATCATTTTACCCGGTGGACAGGAAGGGGCGAAAAATCTTCAAAATTCGGATTTGCTGAAAAAGATAATCTTCAAACACAGGGATCTGGGAAAAGAAATCGGAGCCATTTGCGCCGCACCGAATGTACTCAGAAACTGGGGGATCATCTCGGAAGAGGATAAATTCACCGCCTTCCCCACAAGTCTTATGTTAGGTGAAGGCGGGGTATATACATCGGACAGAATCGTTTCACATAATAAAGTGCTTACGAGTTTAGGGCCCGGGTCTGCTTTTGAATTTGCTCTTTTTATCTTGGAAAAACTGGAAGGAAAGGAAACCAGAATCAAGGTGGAAGCGGCGCTTCACTTACCTTAG
- a CDS encoding glucose-1-phosphate thymidylyltransferase, translated as MKSILIDERNRPKILDPISRFHSFLEWNLGGMNLLDKLRFKYPSANIYYTADDPGFTRLVLQRHPDLLPFKEISYDETILAESYLPWELQRVVTSIIEEILSLNKDWKKYRKNYKIKGSGFHIVGKEKHLYLHPSVTVYPGVVFDTSTGPILVDEGAKISSFSFLEGPLYIGKSSQIDNARIAGGSLIGKNCRIGGEVENSIILDYANKHHEGFLGHSFVSSWVNLGALATTSDLKNNYGIVKLKLSDSETNTGTIKFGSVLGPFAKIAIGVMLNTGSVVDIGSNLLDARVSGYQHPFTWISAGKHYQLESFLADTKKIMARRSVDLLDFEEDYLRNLYSNLLEGK; from the coding sequence GTGAAATCGATCCTAATTGACGAACGAAATCGCCCCAAAATTTTAGACCCCATTTCCAGGTTTCACTCTTTCTTGGAATGGAATTTGGGGGGAATGAATTTGTTGGACAAACTTCGATTCAAATACCCGTCAGCAAATATATATTATACGGCAGATGATCCCGGCTTTACCAGGCTCGTTTTGCAAAGACATCCGGATCTTTTACCTTTTAAAGAGATTTCGTATGATGAGACGATTCTTGCCGAAAGTTATTTGCCTTGGGAATTGCAAAGAGTTGTTACTTCCATTATAGAAGAAATACTCAGTCTGAATAAGGACTGGAAAAAATACCGTAAAAATTATAAAATCAAAGGATCGGGATTTCATATCGTAGGTAAGGAAAAACATCTTTATCTTCACCCGAGTGTCACTGTTTATCCAGGAGTGGTTTTCGATACTTCGACCGGACCTATTCTTGTGGACGAAGGGGCCAAAATATCTTCCTTCAGCTTTTTGGAAGGTCCCCTCTATATCGGTAAATCTTCTCAAATAGATAATGCCAGAATTGCAGGCGGAAGTTTGATCGGAAAAAATTGCAGGATCGGCGGAGAAGTTGAAAATTCTATTATCTTGGATTACGCCAACAAACACCATGAAGGTTTTCTCGGTCATTCCTTTGTTTCCAGTTGGGTGAATCTGGGAGCTTTGGCTACCACTAGCGATTTAAAAAACAATTACGGTATCGTAAAATTAAAGTTAAGTGATTCGGAAACAAATACCGGAACGATCAAATTCGGTTCGGTATTGGGGCCTTTTGCCAAAATCGCCATCGGAGTCATGTTGAATACGGGATCGGTCGTAGATATCGGTTCCAACTTGTTGGATGCAAGAGTTTCGGGATACCAACATCCTTTCACCTGGATCAGCGCTGGAAAACATTATCAGTTGGAATCTTTCCTTGCCGATACGAAAAAAATCATGGCTCGTAGGAGCGTGGATCTTTTGGATTTTGAAGAAGATTATTTGAGAAATTTGTATTCGAATTTATTGGAAGGTAAGTAA
- a CDS encoding alpha/beta fold hydrolase: MNPSLQEHINSGKYLEVNGVRFFYRESGKQDEIVLLLHGFLITSYHYRKLIGILEKKYRVIAPDFLGVGLSERPNSPLSHRMQAYHLYSFLEKLVGEKKVHVVVHDYALPILAFLLKEHPELVKSLTIVNGFLNLPKFRFYLPVSLLRIPIFGFILSFLFRPPFLRFFYQIFLTKKGFVFEKGWEKDTYQMLFAGSARKNTLEYLNNVDRSSHALRDAEDGVKSLIGLRQIIVGDEDTRLSPYQTEFIKMTLRTSGLATVPAKHLPMEECPEELSVKIEYLVDSYSRNKSKTFHFSRNKINPEE; the protein is encoded by the coding sequence TTGAATCCCTCTTTGCAAGAGCATATCAATTCGGGAAAATATTTGGAAGTAAACGGAGTCCGTTTTTTTTACAGAGAAAGTGGAAAACAGGATGAGATCGTTTTGCTTTTGCACGGATTTTTAATAACTTCCTATCATTACAGAAAGTTGATCGGCATTCTGGAAAAAAAATACAGAGTCATTGCTCCCGATTTTTTAGGAGTGGGTTTAAGTGAAAGACCGAATTCCCCTTTGTCCCATAGAATGCAGGCATATCATTTGTATTCCTTTTTGGAAAAATTGGTAGGTGAAAAAAAAGTTCATGTGGTGGTTCATGATTACGCTTTACCCATACTTGCTTTTTTGTTAAAAGAACACCCCGAGCTTGTGAAGTCCTTAACCATAGTGAACGGCTTTTTGAATTTACCGAAATTTCGTTTTTATCTTCCGGTGAGTTTGCTTCGGATTCCTATTTTCGGATTCATATTGTCTTTTTTGTTTCGTCCGCCTTTCCTTAGGTTCTTTTACCAAATCTTTTTAACTAAAAAGGGATTTGTGTTCGAGAAAGGTTGGGAAAAAGACACCTATCAGATGTTATTTGCCGGTAGTGCCCGCAAAAACACTCTAGAGTATCTGAATAATGTGGATCGTTCTTCTCATGCTTTGAGAGATGCGGAAGACGGAGTCAAATCTTTGATCGGACTACGTCAAATCATCGTTGGAGACGAGGATACCAGACTTTCCCCTTATCAAACCGAGTTTATCAAAATGACTCTTCGAACAAGCGGCCTAGCTACAGTCCCCGCCAAACATCTGCCAATGGAAGAATGCCCTGAGGAACTTTCCGTTAAGATCGAATATTTGGTGGATTCCTATTCCAGAAATAAATCAAAAACATTTCATTTCTCCCGCAATAAAATAAATCCTGAGGAATAA